In Brachionichthys hirsutus isolate HB-005 unplaced genomic scaffold, CSIRO-AGI_Bhir_v1 contig_922, whole genome shotgun sequence, the sequence AGATCGGTGTTGCAGCATTAGTGCATCTATTAAGACATCGACCTTGAAGAGCGGGATTAGGACATTATATTCACTTTGAATAGTCTCCTTCACACCTTTGCAGGAACAACCTTGCAGGCGACCATATCCTCCTGAGTAGTTTCTATGGTTACTGCATGTGATCTCCTCGTTGTCAGCAGTGGAAATTAGAGTaggactatatatatatatatatatatatatatatatatgagaatCTGCTGCATGCTAAGCATACGTTTAAAATTCCCACTGTCTTTATGAAAAATGCTTGTAAGACAATTTCCATGTGTTCATCATGAGTGATGCAAAAATGAATACTGAACACgcaaaatacaaacacacagaccTACAAACTGAACTGTGAACTAAATAATATCGATTCATTTATATTCACTTTTTTTCACACGCTGTACCTTTAACAGAGATATTGATAACATATGATGCTCCTGTGTGACCAGATTTCTGTACATAACGTCTCAATGCATTCATAGTtgtgtttttacagtgttggaaTTTAAATTCTTCAGACTGTTACATGAAAGTGACACGAATTTCGTTTCCGGACCCCTCTAGAAATCtaatcaatcaaaaataaaactgaaatcaTTCCAATCTGAATGTGGctttcttataaaaaaaaaaagactaaatatAAATTCATCCTCCTTGTGTTCTGCCAGAGAAACCCTCTTCTCCATATTGCGCCATACACGGTGATGTGGAATCAGGTCACCTGGTCACTCTGACCTGCCACAGTGAGCGTGGAAGCCCACCCCCGACATACAGCTGGACCAATCTGGATCAGGCTAAGACGAGGAGGCCGGCAATGGGAAGAAGTGAGTACTATATGTGCAGgcttgtgacaaaaaaaaaaaacatgtgttcAGTCATTCTTTCACAACATGTGTTCACTCCTTTCCTCAGCGACCAAAACTGGAATACTGGAAATCAGAAACATAAGCGAGTTTCAGTTTGGAGAGTACCAGTGCAACGCGACAAATATCGTGGGATTTTCACTTTGCACTGTTGAGCTGAATGCTGGTAGGATTATTGTATGTTCACTACAATGAATGCAAAGACAAATTGCAAGGAGACTTCATTAACAGATGCCAAATGCATGTTTATGCAGAAGTGGGAGATGGAGTGATTGCCGGCGCAGTGATCGGGGCGTTGCTCGGGTGTGTCCTGATCGTCCTGGTCGCGTGGTTTATAGTTCACACTGTGAAGAAGCACGCATATAAACCAGTCAAAGCCGGCGAGGCCACCGAGATGAAGTGAGACTTGAGACTCTTTACAATATTACACAGCATCAAGTCATCTCTGGTATCAGCATGAAACTTCAATTCTCTCTCTGCCCACTAGGGCGAGCTCTTCCAAGAAAGAGGAAGCCACGGAAAATGTTCCCATGACTGCTCCACGCAGCAGCATGCCCGAGGCAGAGGCTCCAGAAGTCTAAAAAAAGCCAGTCCTGTTTAAATCTAATCTAAATGGGATCACCACCAAGATCTCCTTGAGGGTAGAGATGATGTTtgcgctttgttttttttgtttttcatatttagTTTGAAATTCATATTGATGAACACTGCATTGGATACACAAGCCATCGATGTTAGAAAGaatatgaaatgtgaaatatttcataaatatttaatgcaagCAGCCAAGCAGGTGTAGTTGTGTAATAACATTTAGAGatcctgattaaaaaaaaagaaataaagcaatGTATTATTCTAGTCCAACCTTAACTGACGAGTCAAATGTCATCCAGATGTGTTATAGGAGGATTTTTGTCCTCAGGTCTTGTGGCTAGAGCTGTGATTTTGAAATTATTTCAAGCAGGCGGAGAaggaataaaatgtcaaaaaagaaaagatgtctgaatactttttaaaatgctatCGACTAACCGATAAGGCACAGAAGGGACCGCAGTCAGGCTCAGGGCTGCAGACCAAAGCAGCGTGCAGCGCTGAGGACGTCGTCTCTGGTCAGGTAGCATCCACAGACCTGCCTCAGGCCAGTGAAAGACTCCCTCCCGTGCATGACGCGCCAGTTATCGATGAAGAGCACCTGATGAAGACAAGCGAGGATAAGCATACCTAGTTTACACTGAATTATGCCCTCATTAGCTGCAAAACGACAGATTTGCTTTGAAGAGGTC encodes:
- the LOC137916662 gene encoding V-set and immunoglobulin domain-containing protein 1-like, with protein sequence MCITLRLFVLISAIGFVELITVKTPEKNVNVTTGGSILLQCTFVTIEQTNGLAIQWNFVSLSSLKREQVYYYQSGIVVLGKLFKDRLHLPASPATTRNASITISDMQTSDAGVYTCEVHNIPDVEGQFEASVVVSVLEKPSSPYCAIHGDVESGHLVTLTCHSERGSPPPTYSWTNLDQAKTRRPAMGRTTKTGILEIRNISEFQFGEYQCNATNIVGFSLCTVELNAEVGDGVIAGAVIGALLGCVLIVLVAWFIVHTVKKHAYKPVKAGEATEMKASSSKKEEATENVPMTAPRSSMPEAEAPEV